In Streptomyces canus, one DNA window encodes the following:
- a CDS encoding acyl-CoA dehydrogenase family protein has protein sequence MKVTDPLIDTDRVDLDGFDRALGDPADPAAPLSYARSAALDRDESFPADICRELDRMGLPRLYVPAEFGGALTRYDELVAALRAVARRDLTVAIGHGKTFLGGACMWLAGRAEQARELGADIIAGAPVSWGLTERGHGSDLLAGETTATPEPGGFRVNGEKWLINNATRGTLLCLLVRTRPEGGPRGFSLLLADKRRLPADRWRPLPKVPTHGIRGADISGIALEDCPFPADALIGEQGAGLEIVLKALQLTRTACTALSLGAADQAVRLAEEFAAGRELYGRRLIDLPHVRRVLGEAYAALHAAEIVSVVAARSVHTLPQEMTVISAVAKSYVPTRADELIAACGELLGARAFLTEVHEHGAFQKLERDHRVVGIFDGSTFVNQHLLINHFPVLVRGHRQGIADEEAVRRTADLSAPPPPARLDRLSLLARGGCSLTQSLHTASGELRALASAGQAPARVAELAEELTAGCDRLHHELALSPPASQYAPPEAFALARRYEDCFAGAAALRVWLHHRTPGEDPLWLEAVLTYVLRSLRPPGRPTDGEVFDRLFDARTAGRPSAPPTSVVTS, from the coding sequence GTGAAGGTGACCGACCCGCTGATCGACACCGACCGCGTCGACCTCGACGGCTTCGACCGGGCGCTCGGCGATCCCGCCGACCCCGCGGCGCCCCTCTCCTACGCCCGCAGTGCCGCGCTGGACCGCGATGAGTCGTTCCCCGCCGACATCTGCCGGGAACTCGACCGGATGGGGCTGCCGCGGCTGTACGTGCCGGCCGAGTTCGGCGGGGCCCTGACCCGCTACGACGAACTCGTCGCGGCGCTGCGGGCGGTGGCGCGCCGCGATCTGACGGTCGCGATCGGGCACGGCAAAACGTTTCTCGGCGGTGCCTGCATGTGGCTGGCGGGCCGCGCGGAGCAGGCGCGCGAGCTCGGCGCCGACATCATCGCCGGGGCACCGGTGTCATGGGGACTGACCGAGCGCGGCCACGGCAGTGACCTGCTCGCCGGTGAGACGACCGCCACGCCGGAGCCCGGCGGCTTCCGCGTGAACGGCGAGAAGTGGCTGATCAACAACGCCACCCGGGGCACGCTGCTCTGCCTTCTCGTGCGCACCCGGCCGGAGGGCGGCCCGCGCGGCTTCAGCCTGCTGCTGGCCGACAAACGGCGCCTCCCGGCGGACCGCTGGCGCCCGCTGCCCAAGGTGCCCACGCACGGCATCCGGGGCGCCGACATCAGCGGGATCGCGCTGGAGGACTGCCCGTTCCCGGCCGACGCGCTGATCGGCGAGCAGGGCGCAGGGCTGGAGATCGTGCTCAAGGCCTTGCAGCTCACCCGGACCGCCTGCACGGCCCTGTCGCTGGGCGCCGCCGACCAGGCGGTGCGGCTGGCCGAGGAGTTCGCCGCCGGGCGCGAGCTCTACGGCCGTCGGCTGATCGACCTGCCGCACGTACGCCGCGTGCTCGGAGAGGCGTACGCCGCGCTCCACGCCGCCGAGATCGTGAGCGTGGTGGCGGCCCGCAGCGTGCACACCCTGCCGCAGGAGATGACCGTCATCTCCGCGGTGGCCAAGTCGTACGTCCCGACCCGCGCCGACGAGCTGATCGCCGCCTGCGGCGAACTGCTGGGCGCTCGCGCGTTCCTCACCGAGGTCCACGAGCACGGCGCGTTCCAGAAGCTGGAACGCGACCACCGGGTGGTCGGCATCTTCGACGGGAGCACCTTCGTCAACCAGCACCTTCTGATCAACCACTTTCCGGTGCTGGTCCGCGGCCATCGGCAGGGCATCGCCGACGAGGAGGCCGTACGCCGTACCGCCGACCTGTCGGCCCCGCCGCCCCCGGCCCGGCTCGACCGGCTGAGCCTGCTGGCGCGCGGCGGGTGCAGCCTCACGCAGAGCCTGCACACCGCGAGCGGCGAACTGCGCGCGCTGGCGTCCGCGGGTCAGGCGCCCGCGCGCGTGGCCGAGCTCGCCGAGGAGCTCACCGCCGGCTGCGACCGGCTCCACCACGAGCTGGCGCTGAGCCCGCCCGCCTCCCAGTACGCACCGCCGGAGGCCTTCGCGCTGGCGCGCCGCTACGAGGACTGCTTCGCGGGCGCGGCCGCCCTGAGGGTGTGGCTCCACCACCGCACGCCCGGCGAGGACCCGCTGTGGCTGGAGGCCGTCCTGACCTACGTGCTGCGATCGCTGCGCCCGCCGGGACGGCCGACCGACGGCGAGGTGTTCGACCGGCTCTTCGACGCACGTACGGCCGGCCGCCCCAGCGCTCCTCCGACCTCGGTGGTCACCTCGTGA
- a CDS encoding fatty acyl-AMP ligase encodes MEHEHGSFVALMCARAAEHGDRTALIFSADPLRAEADETVTYGELDRSARQVAALLQDRFSAGDRLLVLHPSGPGFARSLLGCMYAGMVPVPAPPPDGRQRRQADRLAAIARDAGATGALTDGTDLEALVSWTREQDLGGVTVLAPDCAEAVDELSAANRWRPPPADPHAPAFLQYTSGSTGDPKGVVVDHANLLANAGILAAIAGMSADRPVGGWLPLYHDFGLIGLLLTPLVLGGRSVLMPPTAFLKRPHTWLTLIDRHGIDFSPAPNFAYDLCLTRITDEQLARLDLSRWRCAVNGAEPVQAATVEAFTRRFAAAGLRPEAMLPGYGMAETTLVVSGDRPARRAVITEVDAAAFERGELLAPAPGAPVHRIVSSGPAEHLDIRIVDADAGRTLPDGRVGEIWVRGPNVARGYWGRPAETRRVFDAVTPDGESGFLRTGDLGILHEGELYVTGRTKELIIIRGRNLYPQDLEAATREAHPALERGVGAAFSVPVPEEEVVVVRECRADRIAPDELAHVAARVRDRLTRDVGVPAHNVVLVPPGTVARTTSGKIQRRLLRRRFLGGELPILHAELSPAVRARLGEAAGGDAW; translated from the coding sequence ATGGAGCACGAGCACGGAAGCTTCGTCGCACTCATGTGTGCGAGGGCTGCGGAGCACGGTGACCGGACCGCCCTGATCTTCAGCGCGGATCCGCTCCGCGCCGAGGCCGACGAGACCGTGACGTACGGGGAACTCGACCGGTCCGCCCGCCAGGTCGCCGCGCTGTTGCAGGATCGGTTCTCCGCCGGTGACCGGCTGCTCGTCCTGCATCCCTCCGGGCCGGGGTTCGCACGATCCCTCCTGGGCTGCATGTACGCGGGCATGGTCCCGGTGCCCGCGCCGCCGCCCGACGGCCGTCAGCGGCGGCAGGCCGACCGGCTCGCCGCGATCGCCCGGGACGCGGGAGCGACCGGTGCCCTGACCGACGGCACGGATCTGGAAGCGCTCGTGTCCTGGACCAGGGAGCAGGACCTCGGGGGCGTGACCGTGCTCGCACCCGACTGCGCCGAAGCCGTGGACGAGCTGTCCGCGGCGAACCGGTGGCGGCCGCCTCCGGCCGACCCGCACGCGCCGGCCTTCCTCCAGTACACGTCAGGGTCCACCGGCGACCCCAAGGGCGTCGTGGTCGACCACGCCAACCTGCTGGCCAACGCCGGGATCCTCGCGGCGATCGCCGGCATGAGCGCCGACCGCCCGGTGGGCGGCTGGCTGCCGCTCTACCACGACTTCGGTCTGATCGGGCTGCTGCTCACGCCGCTCGTCCTGGGCGGTCGCAGCGTGCTGATGCCGCCGACGGCCTTCCTCAAGCGCCCGCACACATGGCTGACGCTGATCGACCGGCACGGCATCGACTTCTCTCCCGCGCCGAATTTCGCCTACGACCTGTGTCTGACGCGGATCACCGACGAGCAGCTGGCCCGGCTGGACCTCTCGCGCTGGCGGTGCGCGGTGAACGGCGCCGAGCCCGTCCAGGCAGCCACCGTCGAGGCGTTCACCCGGCGGTTCGCCGCCGCCGGGCTGCGCCCCGAGGCGATGCTCCCCGGCTACGGCATGGCCGAGACGACCCTGGTCGTCTCCGGCGACCGGCCTGCCCGCCGCGCCGTGATCACCGAGGTGGACGCCGCCGCGTTCGAGCGCGGTGAGCTGCTGGCCCCGGCCCCCGGCGCGCCCGTGCACCGCATCGTCAGCAGCGGTCCCGCCGAGCACCTCGACATCCGGATCGTCGACGCCGACGCGGGCCGGACGCTGCCGGACGGCCGGGTCGGCGAGATCTGGGTGCGGGGCCCGAACGTCGCCCGGGGCTACTGGGGGCGGCCCGCCGAGACGCGGCGCGTCTTCGACGCCGTCACACCCGACGGGGAGAGCGGCTTCCTGCGCACCGGGGATCTGGGGATCCTGCACGAGGGCGAGCTGTACGTCACGGGCCGCACCAAGGAGCTGATCATCATCCGCGGCCGCAACCTCTACCCGCAGGACCTGGAGGCGGCGACGCGGGAGGCCCACCCGGCCCTGGAACGCGGGGTCGGGGCGGCCTTCTCCGTCCCCGTGCCCGAGGAGGAGGTCGTGGTCGTCCGCGAGTGCCGGGCCGACCGGATCGCGCCGGACGAGCTGGCCCACGTCGCCGCGCGCGTCCGCGACCGCCTCACCCGGGACGTCGGGGTGCCCGCCCACAACGTCGTCCTCGTGCCTCCCGGCACCGTCGCACGCACCACCAGCGGCAAGATCCAGCGGCGGCTGCTGCGCCGACGGTTCCTCGGCGGCGAGCTTCCGATCCTCCACGCGGAACTGTCACCGGCCGTCCGCGCCCGGCTGGGCGAGGCGGCGGGCGGTGACGCCTGGTGA
- a CDS encoding alpha/beta hydrolase gives MGLTSETTVYVMAALAAVCVGLLVWSWPRFSRQGLWQVLGRLLAIGTTQVVMIAAFACWLNSSYQFFGSWGELFGRVETAPVGVTQAGDDGGPGAVSGVAVKGALVQPAGDEQLSRVSGLPTGPAAVNGRVESVKVIGRRTGVVDPAFVYLPPQYFQKAYQRQRFPVIVALSGYPGSVFNLAQHLRVSQTAGELQKSGRMQPTVMVMIRPTIAPPRDTECVNVPGGPQTETFLARDLPDALKSAYRVGHDASAWGVMGYSSGGSCALQLTMRDPHVYTTAAALSPDYRVKDDPTTGSLFGSGPDRTERMNGHDLMWRLKHLPVPQVSVLVAESKHGERGYPQTQAFIRAVKAPMRVASILPEHGSHNFPTWVQEMPPALKWMNQQLTFPQDVVPRHHKKGAVVADPPRPGPDPLRADGPEPTPTATTRR, from the coding sequence ATGGGTCTGACCAGCGAGACGACCGTGTATGTGATGGCGGCCCTCGCCGCCGTGTGTGTGGGACTGCTGGTCTGGTCGTGGCCACGGTTCTCCCGGCAGGGACTGTGGCAGGTGCTCGGACGCCTGCTGGCCATCGGGACGACGCAGGTGGTGATGATCGCGGCGTTCGCGTGCTGGCTGAACTCCTCGTACCAGTTCTTCGGATCGTGGGGCGAGCTCTTCGGCCGTGTCGAGACGGCCCCCGTCGGAGTGACGCAGGCGGGGGACGACGGCGGCCCGGGCGCGGTGAGCGGCGTCGCCGTGAAGGGGGCGCTGGTGCAGCCCGCCGGCGACGAGCAGCTGAGCCGGGTCAGCGGACTGCCCACCGGCCCCGCCGCGGTGAACGGGCGAGTGGAGTCCGTGAAGGTCATCGGCCGCCGCACGGGCGTGGTGGATCCGGCGTTCGTCTACCTGCCGCCGCAGTACTTCCAGAAGGCGTACCAGCGTCAGCGCTTCCCGGTGATCGTCGCGCTCAGCGGCTACCCGGGCAGCGTCTTCAACCTCGCGCAGCATCTGCGGGTGTCGCAGACCGCCGGTGAACTGCAGAAGAGCGGTCGGATGCAGCCGACCGTCATGGTGATGATCCGGCCGACGATCGCCCCGCCGCGCGACACCGAGTGCGTGAACGTACCGGGCGGCCCGCAGACCGAGACCTTCCTGGCCAGGGATCTCCCCGACGCCCTGAAGTCCGCCTACCGGGTGGGCCACGACGCCAGTGCCTGGGGTGTCATGGGCTACTCCTCCGGCGGCAGCTGCGCCCTCCAGCTGACGATGCGCGATCCGCACGTGTACACGACGGCCGCCGCCCTGTCGCCCGACTACCGGGTCAAGGACGATCCGACGACCGGCAGTCTCTTCGGCAGCGGACCGGACCGCACCGAGCGGATGAACGGCCACGATCTGATGTGGCGGCTCAAGCACCTGCCCGTCCCCCAGGTCTCCGTCCTGGTGGCCGAGAGCAAGCACGGGGAGCGCGGTTATCCGCAGACGCAGGCCTTCATCAGGGCGGTGAAGGCACCCATGCGTGTCGCGTCGATCCTGCCCGAGCACGGCAGTCACAACTTCCCGACCTGGGTTCAGGAGATGCCCCCCGCCCTGAAGTGGATGAACCAGCAGCTGACGTTCCCTCAGGACGTCGTGCCCCGTCACCACAAGAAGGGGGCCGTGGTCGCCGACCCCCCGAGGCCCGGTCCCGACCCGCTGCGCGCCGACGGCCCGGAGCCCACGCCCACCGCCACGACCCGCAGGTGA
- a CDS encoding FAD-dependent oxidoreductase, protein MNQKQVQTGHTTHRVPVLIVGGSLVGLSTSLFLGRLGVRHTLVERHAGTSIHPRGRGNNVRTMELFRTAGVEAGIRDAAATLAGNHGILQTPTLVGDAGEWLFREIDPGGGLARFSPSSWCLCSQNDLEPVLLEHAGRLGGDLRYATELLSFETGPSGVTAVVKSRETGEHTTFLADYLVAADGPRSPVREQLGIGQSGPGDLFSNVSITFRSRRLAGVVGERRFIVCYLTDPAADGALLPVDNRENWVFHAPWHPERGETLEEFTDERCAEHIRRAVGVADLDVEITGRAPWHAAQRVARSYRSGRVFLAGDSAHEMSPTGAFGSNTGIQDAHNLAWKLAAVLGGWAGEALLDTYDAERRPVAEATSARAAARSVEHSHPGFAPSPGAGGGGGPQRGILNVALGYRYPQGAVIGADPATAVVPERLDLSGEPGSRAPHLAVRHRGERISTLDLYETSFVLLSAADDPSGWHEAAVRLAEETAVPLTSYRVGDGSGAELTPEGDADWSAAHGTTPGGAVLVRPDGFVAWRSPGPVPDAESALRQVLTTLLGAV, encoded by the coding sequence ATGAACCAGAAACAGGTCCAGACCGGCCACACCACCCACCGGGTCCCGGTCCTCATCGTCGGCGGTTCCCTCGTCGGCCTGTCGACCTCGCTGTTCCTGGGCCGGTTGGGCGTACGGCACACCCTGGTGGAGCGGCACGCCGGCACCTCCATCCACCCCCGCGGACGGGGCAACAACGTCCGCACGATGGAGCTGTTCCGGACGGCCGGCGTGGAAGCGGGGATCCGGGACGCCGCCGCCACGCTGGCCGGCAACCACGGGATCCTGCAGACACCCACCCTGGTCGGCGACGCGGGCGAGTGGCTCTTCCGGGAGATCGACCCGGGTGGCGGGCTGGCCCGCTTCAGCCCCAGCTCATGGTGCCTGTGCAGCCAGAACGACCTGGAGCCGGTGCTCCTCGAACACGCCGGGCGGCTCGGCGGCGACCTGCGGTACGCCACCGAACTGCTGTCGTTCGAGACCGGGCCCTCCGGCGTCACCGCGGTGGTCAAGAGCCGGGAGACCGGCGAGCACACCACCTTCCTCGCGGACTACCTCGTCGCCGCCGACGGCCCCCGCAGCCCCGTCCGCGAGCAGCTCGGCATCGGCCAGAGCGGTCCCGGCGACCTGTTCAGCAACGTCAGCATCACCTTCCGCTCCCGTCGCCTCGCCGGGGTCGTGGGCGAACGCCGTTTCATCGTCTGCTATCTGACCGATCCGGCGGCCGACGGTGCGCTGCTTCCCGTGGACAACCGGGAGAACTGGGTCTTCCACGCTCCCTGGCACCCCGAACGGGGCGAAACGCTCGAGGAGTTCACCGACGAGCGGTGTGCCGAACACATCCGCCGCGCGGTCGGTGTCGCCGACCTCGACGTGGAGATCACCGGCAGGGCTCCCTGGCACGCCGCCCAACGGGTCGCCCGGAGCTACCGTTCGGGACGCGTCTTCCTGGCCGGCGACTCGGCCCACGAGATGTCCCCCACCGGGGCGTTCGGCTCCAACACCGGTATCCAGGACGCGCACAACCTCGCCTGGAAGCTCGCCGCGGTGCTCGGCGGCTGGGCCGGGGAGGCGCTGCTGGACACGTACGACGCCGAGCGCCGCCCGGTCGCGGAGGCGACCAGCGCCCGCGCCGCCGCACGGTCGGTCGAGCACAGCCATCCCGGTTTCGCCCCGTCGCCCGGCGCGGGCGGCGGCGGTGGCCCGCAGCGCGGCATCCTCAACGTGGCCCTCGGTTACCGCTATCCGCAGGGCGCCGTCATCGGCGCCGACCCCGCGACCGCGGTCGTCCCGGAACGCCTCGACCTGTCGGGCGAACCCGGCAGCAGGGCCCCCCACCTGGCGGTACGGCACCGGGGTGAACGGATCTCCACCCTGGACCTCTACGAGACGTCGTTCGTCCTGCTCAGTGCTGCCGATGACCCAAGTGGCTGGCACGAGGCCGCCGTCCGCCTCGCCGAAGAGACAGCCGTCCCGCTGACCTCGTACCGGGTGGGCGACGGCTCCGGTGCCGAACTGACACCCGAGGGCGACGCGGACTGGTCGGCCGCCCACGGCACGACGCCCGGAGGCGCCGTACTCGTCAGGCCCGACGGGTTCGTGGCCTGGCGATCGCCCGGGCCGGTCCCGGATGCCGAGTCGGCGCTGCGCCAGGTCCTGACGACGCTGCTGGGGGCGGTCTGA
- a CDS encoding class F sortase has translation MAVPPPTPADNPGHDEPAPTGQGSHTKMMLSAVAILVLGLGLFGGHDKSSPDASAPPRAAPVSASSAPPPRQAAGQPSGRHLPRSRPVRLLIPKISVDAPFTDLAIGPTGRLEPPPAHDVNLVGWHAKGASPGETGTAIIAGHVDTATSAAVFVDLGELEKGDVFHVDRADGRRASFVVDSVETFDKGHFPSRRVYEDTATAQVRLITCAGDYDHTARDYKDNLVVFAHLL, from the coding sequence ATGGCAGTCCCTCCCCCCACCCCCGCAGACAATCCCGGCCACGACGAGCCCGCCCCGACCGGCCAGGGATCCCACACCAAGATGATGCTGAGCGCCGTGGCGATCCTGGTGCTGGGCCTGGGCCTGTTCGGCGGTCACGACAAGTCGTCGCCGGACGCCTCCGCGCCGCCGCGGGCCGCACCCGTCTCCGCGTCGTCGGCTCCGCCGCCCCGGCAGGCGGCCGGGCAGCCGTCCGGTCGGCATCTGCCGCGATCGAGGCCGGTACGTCTGCTCATTCCGAAGATCTCGGTCGACGCCCCCTTCACGGACCTCGCCATCGGTCCCACGGGCCGTCTCGAGCCGCCTCCCGCCCACGACGTCAACCTCGTCGGCTGGCACGCCAAGGGCGCTTCCCCCGGGGAGACCGGCACGGCGATCATCGCCGGGCATGTGGACACGGCGACCTCGGCGGCCGTCTTCGTGGACCTCGGAGAACTCGAGAAGGGGGACGTCTTCCACGTCGACCGGGCCGACGGGCGCAGAGCGTCCTTCGTGGTCGACAGCGTGGAGACGTTCGACAAGGGCCACTTCCCCAGTCGGCGGGTGTACGAGGACACGGCCACGGCCCAGGTCAGGCTCATCACCTGTGCGGGTGACTACGACCATACGGCCAGGGACTACAAGGACAACCTCGTGGTCTTCGCCCACCTCCTCTGA
- a CDS encoding SchA/CurD-like domain-containing protein has translation MTTTSDRVSKAPEQQASQRVSQSVFDGSRLRVVLLVDVYDGAQQQFLEAYESLCSQVASVPGHVSDQLCQSIENPSQWLITSEWESAPPFLTWVNSEEHVRMVEPLHSCVRDTRSLRFHIVRETGGPAVPTGPGKRRLQASPRIGDGLIRHALTFTVKPGSEDTVAKILAGYTSPEPRVDDATRLCRTSLFMHGNRVVRAIEVRGDLLAALRHVARQPEVRAVEEAINPYLEQDRDLDDPESARLFFTRAALPAVHHVTAGQESPEAVRHALYYPAREGCGMRLAELLARQDEAAADDPRGPVLRSTIFQRDDVVMRLVDVRGALDSDPGPVLGLTDHGRAAELTALLDGEALGLDGRALKDSAPAHLLAVSRMDLVTDRRAPGA, from the coding sequence ATGACCACCACGTCCGACCGTGTTTCGAAAGCGCCTGAGCAACAGGCTTCGCAGCGGGTCTCCCAGTCCGTGTTCGACGGCTCCAGGCTCCGTGTCGTCCTGTTGGTGGACGTCTACGACGGGGCCCAGCAGCAGTTCCTCGAGGCGTACGAGAGTCTGTGCAGCCAGGTCGCCTCGGTTCCCGGACATGTCAGCGACCAGCTGTGCCAGTCCATCGAGAACCCCTCCCAGTGGCTCATCACCAGTGAGTGGGAGAGCGCACCGCCCTTCCTCACCTGGGTGAACAGCGAGGAACACGTGCGGATGGTGGAGCCGCTGCACAGTTGCGTCCGGGACACCAGGTCGCTGCGCTTCCACATCGTCCGCGAGACCGGCGGGCCGGCCGTGCCGACCGGGCCCGGCAAACGCCGGCTCCAGGCGTCCCCCAGGATCGGTGACGGGCTGATCCGTCACGCGCTCACCTTCACGGTCAAGCCGGGCAGTGAGGACACCGTCGCCAAGATCCTCGCCGGCTACACCTCACCGGAGCCGCGGGTCGACGACGCCACCCGGCTGTGCCGCACCTCCCTCTTCATGCACGGCAACCGGGTGGTCCGGGCCATCGAGGTGCGGGGCGACCTGCTCGCCGCGCTGCGCCACGTCGCCCGGCAGCCCGAGGTGCGGGCCGTCGAGGAAGCCATCAACCCCTATCTGGAGCAGGACCGGGACCTGGACGACCCCGAGTCCGCCCGGCTCTTCTTCACCCGCGCGGCGCTGCCCGCCGTACACCATGTGACCGCCGGTCAGGAGAGCCCGGAGGCCGTCCGGCACGCGCTGTACTACCCGGCCCGCGAAGGGTGCGGTATGCGGCTGGCCGAGCTGCTCGCCCGGCAGGACGAGGCGGCGGCGGACGATCCGCGGGGACCGGTGCTGCGCAGCACGATCTTCCAGCGCGACGACGTCGTGATGCGGCTGGTCGACGTGCGCGGCGCCCTCGACAGCGACCCCGGACCCGTGCTCGGTCTCACCGACCACGGCCGGGCGGCCGAACTGACGGCCCTGCTCGACGGCGAGGCCCTCGGACTGGACGGCCGGGCGCTGAAGGACAGCGCCCCCGCCCACCTCCTCGCGGTCTCCCGCATGGACCTCGTCACCGACCGCCGCGCGCCCGGCGCCTGA
- a CDS encoding cupin domain-containing protein, which produces MIKRHPGVVDLSEVEPNTRRGGDLRAMLTPTTVGSTSGFMGVAIVQPGDRIAEHYHPYSEEFIYVVCGQLEVDLDGEPHPLQPEQGLLIPSHMRHRFRNVGKVEARMVFHLGPLAPSPPLGHVDTEDADGVPIPAEAAHAGAGGPAERTRMRS; this is translated from the coding sequence GTGATCAAACGTCATCCCGGAGTGGTGGATCTCAGCGAGGTCGAGCCCAACACCCGGCGCGGAGGCGATCTGCGCGCCATGCTCACCCCCACCACGGTCGGCTCCACCAGCGGTTTCATGGGCGTGGCCATCGTGCAGCCCGGCGACCGCATCGCCGAGCACTACCACCCGTACTCCGAGGAGTTCATCTACGTCGTCTGCGGACAGCTCGAAGTGGACCTCGACGGCGAGCCGCACCCGCTCCAACCCGAGCAGGGGCTCCTGATCCCGTCCCACATGCGGCACCGCTTCCGCAACGTCGGCAAGGTGGAGGCCCGCATGGTCTTCCACCTCGGCCCGCTGGCGCCGAGCCCGCCGCTCGGGCACGTCGACACCGAGGACGCCGACGGCGTGCCGATCCCGGCGGAGGCGGCCCACGCGGGTGCGGGCGGGCCCGCCGAACGAACCCGGATGCGCTCATGA
- a CDS encoding beta-ketoacyl-[acyl-carrier-protein] synthase family protein has translation MRRRVAVTGIGIVAPGGIGVPAFWDLLTSGRTATRGITFFDPSGLRSQIAAECDFDPAAHGLDAEQIARSDRYLQFALVAGDEAIRDSGLDLAGENPWRVGVSLGTAVGGTTRLENDYVLVSDRGQHWDVDHRKAGPHLHRAFTPSTLASAVAERFEARGPVQTVSTGCTSGLDAVGYAFHTIEEGRADVCITGASDSPISPITMACFDAIKATSPSNDDPAHASRPFDARRNGFVMGEGGAVLVLEELEHARARDAHVYCEIGGYATFGNAYHMTGLTREGLEMARAIEDALGQARLDATAIDYVNAHGSGTQQNDRHETAAVKRALGAHAYDTPMSSIKSMVGHSLGAIGAIEVVACALALAHQVVPPTANYETPDPECDLDYVPRVARERRLRSVLSVGSGFGGFQSAVIMTLPRERTE, from the coding sequence ATGAGGAGGCGCGTGGCGGTCACCGGCATAGGAATCGTCGCCCCGGGCGGCATCGGTGTCCCGGCGTTCTGGGATCTGCTGACCAGCGGTCGTACGGCGACCCGCGGCATCACGTTCTTCGACCCGTCCGGGCTGCGTTCGCAGATCGCCGCCGAGTGCGACTTCGACCCGGCGGCCCACGGGCTGGACGCGGAGCAGATCGCTCGGAGCGACCGCTACCTCCAGTTCGCCCTGGTCGCCGGGGACGAGGCGATACGGGACTCCGGTCTCGACCTCGCCGGGGAGAACCCGTGGCGGGTCGGCGTCTCGCTGGGCACCGCGGTCGGCGGAACCACCCGGCTGGAGAACGACTACGTGCTGGTCAGCGACCGCGGGCAGCACTGGGACGTGGACCACCGCAAGGCCGGCCCGCACCTGCACCGGGCGTTCACGCCCAGCACCCTCGCCTCGGCGGTGGCGGAGCGGTTCGAGGCACGCGGGCCGGTGCAGACGGTCTCCACGGGCTGCACCTCGGGGCTCGACGCGGTCGGGTACGCCTTCCACACGATCGAGGAGGGCAGGGCCGACGTGTGCATCACGGGCGCCTCGGACTCCCCGATCTCGCCCATCACCATGGCCTGCTTCGACGCGATCAAGGCCACCTCCCCGAGCAACGACGACCCCGCCCACGCCTCACGGCCCTTCGACGCCCGCCGCAACGGGTTCGTCATGGGCGAGGGCGGCGCGGTGCTCGTCCTGGAGGAGCTGGAGCACGCCCGGGCCCGTGACGCGCACGTGTACTGCGAGATAGGCGGCTACGCCACCTTCGGCAACGCCTACCACATGACCGGTCTGACCCGTGAGGGCCTGGAAATGGCCCGGGCCATCGAGGACGCCCTCGGCCAGGCCCGGCTCGACGCCACGGCGATCGACTACGTCAACGCACACGGGTCGGGCACCCAGCAGAACGACCGGCACGAGACGGCCGCGGTCAAACGGGCTCTGGGCGCGCACGCCTATGACACACCCATGAGTTCCATCAAATCCATGGTGGGCCATTCCCTCGGCGCGATCGGGGCGATCGAGGTCGTCGCCTGCGCGCTGGCCCTGGCCCACCAGGTCGTCCCGCCCACCGCGAACTACGAGACCCCGGACCCCGAGTGCGACCTGGACTACGTCCCGCGCGTCGCCCGCGAGCGCAGACTGCGCAGCGTGCTCTCCGTGGGCAGTGGGTTCGGCGGCTTCCAGTCCGCGGTGATCATGACCCTGCCGAGGGAGAGGACCGAATGA